The following are from one region of the Vitis riparia cultivar Riparia Gloire de Montpellier isolate 1030 chromosome 9, EGFV_Vit.rip_1.0, whole genome shotgun sequence genome:
- the LOC117921930 gene encoding leucine-rich repeat extensin-like protein 3 — protein MAMASSTFTSGFFLFLIAALFHATPACSDEFSSELCKGHGCHPKYPPPPPPPPPPEHVPPPVDPPIVLPTPYYPLPPPPDSHSKVPPPPPVDPPIVPPTPYYPPPTPPPPEAATPPDPHGKVPPPPEPVQAPPPYPDGKVPPPPCDDLTYNSRKLKA, from the coding sequence ATGGCCATGGCTTCTTCCACCTTCACCTcgggtttctttctttttttgattgCTGCTCTCTTTCATGCCACTCCTGCTTGTTCGGATGAGTTCTCGTCTGAGCTCTGCAAAGGCCATGGCTGTCACCCTAAAtatccacctccacctccacctccacctccaccggAGCATGTTCCACCGCCAGTGGATCCACCAATTGTGCTCCCTACTCCTTACTATCCCCTCCCACCACCACCGGATTCCCACAGCAAGGTTCCTCCGCCGCCGCCAGTGGATCCACCGATTGTGCCCCCAACTCCTTATTATCCTCCTCCAACACCTCCACCACCAGAAGCTGCAACACCACCGGATCCCCACGGCAAGGTTCCTCCGCCACCAGAACCTGTACAAGCACCACCACCATATCCCGATGGCAAGGTTCCACCACCACCCTGCGATGATCTAACCTACAATTCAAGGAAGCTTAAGGCCTAA
- the LOC117921931 gene encoding formin-like protein 20, producing MAMASSTFTSGFFLFLIAALFHATPAFSDEFSSELCKGHGCHPKYPPPPPPPPEHVPPPVDHQLCPLLLTIPTHHHRIPTARFLRRRQWIHQLCPQLLITPPPTTPPPEAATPPDPHGKVPPPPEPVQAPPPPYPDGKAPSPYPDGKAPPPYPDGKAPPPYPDGKAPTPYPDGKAPPPYPDSKAPPPYPDGKAPTPYPDGKAPPPYPDSKAPPPYPHGKPWFKVAVSVTDSEGPEAYRSRCIGLGSIPFGGMLAPSLTLKLRVSPRLVLALEGCEELPPC from the exons ATGGCCATGGCTTCTTCCACCTTCACCTcgggtttctttctttttttgattgCTGCTCTCTTTCATGCCACTCCTGCTTTTTCCGATGAGTTCTCGTCTGAGCTCTGCAAAGGCCATGGCTGTCACCCTAAAtatccacctccacctccacctccaccggAGCATGTTCCACCGCCAGTGGATCACCAATTGTGCCCCCTACTCCTTACTATCCCCACCCACCACCACCGGATTCCCACAGCAAGGTTCCTCCGCCGCCGCCAGTGGATCCACCAATTGTGCCCCCAACTCCTTATTACCCCTCCTCCAACAACTCCACCACCAGAAGCTGCAACACCACCGGATCCCCACGGCAAGGTTCCTCCGCCACCAGAACCTGTACaagcaccaccaccaccatatCCCGATGGCAAGGCTCCATCACCATATCCCGACGGCAAGGCTCCACCACCATATCCCGACGGCAAGGCTCCACCACCATATCCCGACGGCAAGGCTCCAACACCATATCCCGATGGCAAGGCTCCACCACCATATCCCGACAGCAAGGCTCCACCACCATATCCCGACGGCAAGGCTCCAACACCATATCCCGATGGCAAGGCTCCACCACCATATCCCGACAGCAAGGCTCCACCACCATATCCCCATGGCAAG ccatggttcaaagtcgcggtaTCGGTCACTGACTCGGAGGGTCCCGAGGCGTATCGGTCTCGGTGTATCGGCCTG ggatcaattccttttggaggtATGCTAGCTCCTTCTCTTACACTGAAGCTACGTGTCAGTCCGCGCTTAGTCCTAGCATTAGAAGGTTGTGAGGAACTACCACCCTGCTGA